In a genomic window of Dyadobacter fermentans DSM 18053:
- a CDS encoding DUF7833 domain-containing protein has product MNGYEFQRAWFDFAFENTDIVTGNHTGVYLWNVELNNRMGWVKKFASPASQAMMANGIKSYNTYKKVFNDLVSWGFLEVIQESKNQHSACIIALSNFDKALDKALDKALITHLTKQVSALSNFDNAHAEHLTKHLQGTEQSTVQSTSSIIKPINQETNKLRNEEEKENSSPPDFVIRELEDLKNKSDPPELRAAPLSLDEVEDRLRDNRFLLETACMSKKVTPAEFLEALKEFFADKRATRHSWKSEQDATQHFLNWLPKWKARQSETKKGGKLTQAVHAAVEAANGSEFITFQDINRR; this is encoded by the coding sequence ATGAACGGCTACGAATTTCAGCGGGCATGGTTTGATTTTGCTTTCGAAAACACGGATATCGTTACGGGTAATCACACCGGTGTGTATTTGTGGAATGTCGAGTTGAACAACCGCATGGGTTGGGTGAAGAAGTTTGCTTCTCCGGCTTCGCAGGCAATGATGGCTAATGGCATAAAGTCGTACAACACCTACAAAAAGGTGTTCAACGATCTGGTTAGTTGGGGGTTCTTGGAAGTGATACAGGAGTCAAAAAACCAGCACTCCGCCTGCATCATTGCTCTATCAAATTTTGACAAAGCACTTGACAAAGCACTTGACAAAGCACTGATAACGCACTTGACAAAGCAAGTGTCTGCTCTATCAAATTTTGACAACGCACATGCAGAGCACTTGACAAAGCACTTGCAAGGCACAGAACAGAGCACTGTACAAAGCACTAGTAGTATAATTAAACCAATAAACCAAGAAACCAATAAACTAAGAAACGAAGAAGAAAAAGAAAATTCGTCGCCGCCGGATTTTGTAATCAGGGAGCTCGAAGATTTAAAAAATAAAAGTGATCCCCCCGAGTTGCGCGCCGCCCCCCTTTCGCTGGACGAGGTTGAGGATCGGCTACGGGATAACCGGTTCCTTTTGGAGACGGCCTGCATGAGCAAGAAAGTAACTCCTGCTGAGTTTTTGGAGGCATTGAAGGAGTTTTTCGCAGATAAGCGGGCGACTCGCCACAGTTGGAAAAGCGAACAAGATGCCACGCAACATTTCCTGAATTGGCTGCCGAAGTGGAAGGCGCGGCAGTCGGAAACCAAAAAGGGTGGCAAGCTCACCCAGGCAGTACACGCTGCGGTGGAGGCTGCAAATGGTTCAGAATTTATCACATTTCAAGACATCAATAGGCGATGA
- a CDS encoding helix-turn-helix domain-containing protein — translation MTAMDNPFEYLARELAEVKKLLHDQSEQLRELQGVEKDRRMFLGEAAEYLGIAKPTLYAYLSKKKITHSKTGNKVIFWKSDLDAFIKGGTVEPRRKLALR, via the coding sequence ATGACCGCCATGGATAATCCATTTGAATACTTAGCGAGGGAGTTGGCGGAGGTAAAAAAGCTACTCCATGACCAATCCGAGCAGCTGCGAGAGCTTCAAGGGGTGGAGAAGGACCGGAGAATGTTTCTCGGTGAGGCTGCCGAATATCTTGGAATAGCAAAGCCGACCCTTTACGCTTACCTGAGCAAAAAGAAGATCACCCATTCCAAAACGGGCAATAAGGTGATTTTCTGGAAATCGGACCTGGACGCCTTCATAAAAGGCGGAACGGTTGAGCCGAGGAGAAAACTTGCGCTGAGGTAA
- a CDS encoding vWA domain-containing protein, whose product MRIARQLQTTARTLIIKLFLRSITFSLLIISLLGPSFGEAERDIQAKGKDIFMVVDLSKSMDAADVTPSRLEKVKFELNRFIENERANRIGIIIFSNDAYIHVPLTYDAAALELFIQSLQTDLLPTNGTNVCGAIEMAYNKLMNSADPTSRAKMMVLFTDGENSSSCTNALFNNLRRFGIGVYSVAVGTKVGISIQENGKPLKDKNDKLVISKLDENFLRGIANSSRGSYYELNNSKNDIQKLISDINQAEGALVDSRTITVVSNKYYYFLGAALVLILLDVLITIGTFRL is encoded by the coding sequence GTGAGGATCGCGAGGCAGCTCCAAACCACCGCCCGCACACTTATCATCAAACTCTTTTTGCGCAGCATTACCTTCTCACTTTTGATCATCAGCCTCCTCGGCCCGTCGTTCGGAGAGGCCGAGCGCGACATTCAGGCGAAGGGTAAGGATATTTTCATGGTCGTCGATCTTTCGAAATCCATGGATGCAGCGGACGTGACGCCCTCGCGCCTGGAAAAAGTCAAGTTTGAGCTCAACCGGTTCATCGAAAACGAACGCGCGAACCGCATCGGGATCATCATCTTCTCCAACGACGCCTACATACACGTGCCGCTCACGTACGACGCAGCCGCGCTCGAACTGTTTATCCAGTCGCTGCAAACAGACCTGCTCCCAACGAATGGTACCAATGTGTGCGGCGCCATTGAAATGGCCTACAATAAGCTGATGAACTCCGCCGACCCGACGAGCCGGGCCAAAATGATGGTGCTATTTACCGATGGCGAGAACAGCAGCAGCTGCACCAATGCATTATTCAATAACCTGCGCCGCTTCGGCATCGGGGTATATTCGGTGGCCGTGGGTACGAAAGTGGGCATCAGCATTCAGGAGAACGGGAAGCCGTTGAAGGACAAAAACGACAAGCTGGTGATCAGCAAGCTGGACGAGAATTTCCTGCGCGGCATCGCCAACTCCTCGCGGGGCAGCTATTATGAGTTGAATAATTCCAAAAACGACATTCAGAAGCTGATCAGCGACATTAACCAGGCTGAGGGCGCATTGGTAGATTCGCGGACGATCACTGTCGTTTCGAACAAATACTATTATTTCCTAGGCGCGGCGCTGGTGCTGATCCTGCTGGATGTACTAATTACCATCGGAACGTTTCGACTGTAA
- a CDS encoding single-stranded DNA-binding protein: MKQIQIIGNLGRDAKIFSSNGSEFISFSVAVNDDYTNANGERIERTDWFNVTTTRLSLLQYLTKGTKVFVQGPIRSKPFTKEDGSTVVDINVSATWVQLLGTPGTAEAAPAQQSRVNPDPEGINQDLMAEMAAQNESDDLPF; the protein is encoded by the coding sequence ATGAAACAGATTCAGATTATCGGCAACCTTGGCCGCGACGCAAAGATTTTCAGTTCAAACGGAAGCGAGTTCATTTCTTTCTCCGTAGCGGTTAACGACGACTACACCAACGCGAACGGCGAGCGCATCGAGCGCACCGACTGGTTCAATGTAACGACCACAAGGCTATCGCTGCTTCAATACCTCACCAAAGGCACAAAGGTATTTGTGCAGGGGCCTATCCGCTCGAAGCCATTCACGAAGGAGGACGGCAGCACAGTAGTCGATATCAACGTTTCCGCGACCTGGGTACAGCTGCTCGGCACGCCGGGAACCGCTGAGGCAGCGCCAGCACAGCAATCGAGAGTAAACCCCGACCCGGAGGGAATTAACCAGGATCTCATGGCGGAAATGGCCGCACAGAATGAGAGCGACGACCTACCATTTTAA
- a CDS encoding STAS domain-containing protein: MDFKLEKKEQYVYIETDAPAFAGDVPAAFEETARSLFREGYHSLIVNMQTVKSLDATGITTLKKVNYLCANDLGMLAIVTRDDDFIDLLEDLRIPDLTVLPTKEEAIDAVFMHSLENEFGAGDDDYDDEDYEGVSESKEP, from the coding sequence ATGGATTTTAAACTCGAAAAGAAAGAACAATACGTCTACATCGAAACGGATGCGCCTGCATTTGCCGGCGACGTGCCTGCGGCTTTTGAAGAAACCGCGCGCAGCCTGTTCCGCGAAGGCTACCACAGCCTGATCGTGAACATGCAGACCGTGAAATCGCTGGACGCAACAGGCATTACCACGTTAAAGAAGGTAAATTACCTGTGCGCCAATGACCTGGGCATGCTCGCGATCGTGACCCGCGACGACGATTTCATAGATCTCCTGGAAGACCTGCGCATTCCCGATCTCACTGTTTTGCCTACCAAAGAAGAGGCGATCGACGCGGTTTTCATGCACAGCCTCGAAAACGAGTTTGGTGCGGGCGATGATGATTATGACGATGAAGATTACGAAGGCGTGAGCGAATCGAAAGAGCCTTGA
- a CDS encoding phosphoribosylaminoimidazolesuccinocarboxamide synthase translates to MNSIPATNFQFPGQTGFYKGKVRDVYSFEKRLVMIATDRISAFDVILPRAIPYKGQVLNQIAAHFLNATSDIVPNWLEEVPDPNVSIGLKCQAYPVEMVVRGYLAGHAWREYKAGKREVCGVALPEGLKENDKLPQPIITPTTKAHEGHDEDISREQILAQGLVSEDEYEHLERYTLALFARGTEMAADQGLILVDTKYEFGQLDGTIYLIDEIHTPDSSRYFYKDTYEENQRAGVAQKQLSKEFVREWLIENGFQGKDGQTVPEMTDEKVTSISERYIELFEKVTGMQFQKNNLDHPLERIEKAILRAVA, encoded by the coding sequence ATGAACAGCATACCAGCAACCAACTTCCAGTTCCCCGGCCAGACAGGCTTTTACAAAGGGAAAGTCCGTGACGTTTACTCGTTTGAAAAACGTCTGGTCATGATCGCCACCGACCGCATTTCGGCATTCGACGTGATCCTGCCGCGCGCTATCCCTTACAAAGGCCAGGTGTTGAACCAGATCGCCGCCCACTTCCTGAACGCCACTTCCGACATTGTGCCCAACTGGCTCGAAGAAGTGCCCGATCCGAATGTGAGCATAGGCCTCAAATGCCAGGCTTACCCGGTGGAAATGGTGGTACGCGGTTACCTGGCCGGCCATGCATGGCGGGAATACAAAGCCGGAAAACGCGAGGTATGCGGCGTAGCATTGCCCGAAGGCCTTAAAGAGAACGACAAACTCCCCCAGCCTATCATCACGCCGACCACAAAGGCGCACGAGGGTCACGATGAGGACATTTCAAGAGAGCAAATCCTCGCGCAGGGGCTTGTAAGCGAGGATGAGTACGAGCATTTGGAGCGCTACACGCTTGCATTGTTCGCGCGAGGGACCGAAATGGCGGCCGATCAGGGGTTGATCCTGGTGGATACCAAATATGAATTCGGTCAACTGGATGGCACGATTTATTTGATCGACGAAATCCACACACCCGACTCGTCGCGGTACTTCTACAAAGACACTTATGAGGAAAATCAGCGCGCCGGAGTGGCCCAAAAACAGCTTAGCAAGGAATTTGTAAGGGAATGGCTCATCGAGAACGGCTTCCAGGGCAAAGACGGCCAGACAGTACCTGAAATGACCGACGAAAAAGTGACTTCAATCTCGGAGCGCTACATCGAGCTGTTTGAGAAAGTGACGGGTATGCAATTCCAGAAAAACAACCTCGACCATCCGCTGGAAAGGATCGAAAAGGCCATTCTGCGAGCCGTTGCCTGA
- the gltB gene encoding glutamate synthase large subunit → MSQMSEQMVENQGLYRPEFEHDACGIGFRANIKGRKSHQIVADAIHMLERMEHRGATGFDPNTGDGAGILIQIPHEFFVEESTKLGFHLPPAGEYGVGMIFFPGNELAREESRDILNRKIKKLGLQLLGYRKVPTLNNTLGEGSLSVEPAVEQVFIKRPDDITDDMAFERKLFILRQVAARLIKDTVKGAKNFYFSSLSCRTISYKGQLTTAQLKYYFPDLENESVVSALAVVHSRFSTNTFPSWELAQPFRYIAHNGEINTVKGNVNWIRAGEKSFESKFFSKEEMDMLLPICDRNQSDSANLDNAIELLHLSGRSLPHVMMMLIPEAWDGNEQMDPERKAFYEYHAAIMEPWDGPASISFTDGKMVGATLDRNGLRPSRYWVLDDDTIIMGSEAGVLEVDQARVVTKGRLQPGRMFVVDMEQGRIVPDEEIKNQICTAQPYQQWLDDNKLHVDALDHPIRTYRAYDDNALLKRQVAFGYTSEDLRMILGPMGQTGLEAIGSMGTDSPLAVLSDQSQHLSTYFKQLFAQVTNPPIDSIRERAIMSLISFVGSTENILTESPKHCRQIALPHPILSVQEFDKLRFVDKDGFQAKTINTYFRADQGGKALERALERICRYAVDAIEDGFEILILSDRAIDSDHAPIPSLLATATIHHHLIREGLRGKVGLLVEAGDVWETHHVATLIGYGAAGICPYMAFETLAYMNRKGMIEGEFTDEKLHYNYIKAVNKELLKIFSKMGISTLQSYQGAQIFECVGLNKDVIDKYFTGTISRISGMGIPEIAREILTRHKVAYHESAEQKPRLEVGGVYQWKQRGEAHIFNPQSVHLLQQSTRNASYEQFKKYSKLIDDQSHKALTLRGLLRFKKGNPIPLSEVEPVENIFKRFATGAMSFGSISWEAHTTLAIAMNRIGGKSNSGEGGEDELRYNKLPNGDSMNSQIKQVASGRFGVTSHYLSNAGELQIKTAQGAKPGEGGQLPGFKVDDWIGRTRHSTPGVGLISPPPHHDIYSIEDLAQLIFDLKNANRAARISVKLVSEAGVGTVASGVAKAHADHILISGYDGGTGASPLSSIRHAGLPWELGLAETHQTLVRNKLRGRVTVQADGQLRTGRDLAIAALLGAEEWGVATAALVAAGCIMMRKCHLNTCPVGVATQRKELRALFSGKPEHVVNMFTYMAEELREIMAQLGFRTVNEMVGQAQYLELRNDIKHWKYKNLNFDAILYKEGDLSVAQFKQEEQDHGIDAILDLDLIRSAQPALEKQDEVYAEFPINNLNRSVGTMLSNEISKKYGGTGLPNGNVHFKFRGTAGQSFGAFNTLGVRLELEGDANDYFGKGLCGAELIVYPDRDAKFKPEENIIIGNVAFYGATSGDAYIRGTAGERFCVRNSGAKVVVEGVGDHGLEYMTGGLAIILGETGRNFAAGMSGGVAYVLDKAGNFEEKVNKEMVTLEPLNEEDQGILREYLDKHFQYTTSNIAFQLIQNWGESVKQFVKVMPSDFRKALEGRGITLAQQIADKNVVYKDIVVDVVHQ, encoded by the coding sequence ATGTCGCAAATGTCTGAACAAATGGTAGAAAATCAGGGACTGTATCGCCCGGAATTTGAGCATGATGCATGTGGAATCGGTTTCCGGGCTAACATCAAGGGTCGTAAGTCGCACCAGATCGTGGCTGATGCCATTCATATGCTCGAAAGGATGGAGCATAGGGGTGCAACTGGTTTTGACCCTAACACCGGTGACGGTGCTGGTATTTTAATTCAGATCCCTCACGAGTTCTTTGTAGAAGAATCTACCAAATTGGGCTTCCACCTGCCGCCGGCAGGTGAGTATGGTGTGGGGATGATCTTTTTCCCAGGCAACGAGCTTGCCAGGGAAGAAAGCAGGGATATCCTGAACCGAAAGATCAAGAAGCTGGGCCTGCAACTGCTCGGCTACCGCAAGGTTCCTACACTGAACAATACATTGGGTGAAGGCTCTCTTTCCGTTGAACCGGCGGTAGAGCAGGTTTTCATCAAACGTCCGGACGACATTACGGACGATATGGCATTTGAACGCAAGCTGTTTATCCTCCGTCAGGTTGCTGCCAGATTGATTAAAGACACGGTAAAAGGCGCGAAAAACTTCTATTTCTCGTCGCTTTCATGCCGTACCATCTCATATAAAGGACAGCTTACCACTGCCCAGTTGAAATATTACTTCCCGGACCTGGAAAACGAGTCGGTCGTATCTGCATTGGCAGTTGTACACTCGCGTTTCTCGACCAACACATTCCCATCATGGGAGCTTGCCCAGCCATTCCGCTACATTGCGCACAATGGGGAGATCAACACCGTGAAAGGTAATGTGAACTGGATCCGCGCCGGGGAAAAATCGTTCGAGTCGAAATTCTTCTCGAAAGAGGAAATGGATATGCTCCTCCCGATTTGCGACAGGAACCAGTCCGACTCCGCCAATCTCGACAATGCGATCGAATTGCTGCACCTTTCGGGCCGCTCATTGCCGCATGTAATGATGATGCTCATCCCCGAAGCATGGGACGGCAACGAACAAATGGATCCTGAGCGTAAGGCATTCTACGAATACCACGCGGCCATTATGGAGCCGTGGGACGGTCCTGCGTCGATCTCATTCACCGATGGTAAAATGGTAGGCGCCACGCTCGACCGTAACGGTCTGCGCCCGTCACGCTACTGGGTACTCGACGACGATACCATTATCATGGGCTCGGAAGCGGGTGTACTGGAAGTGGATCAGGCACGCGTGGTAACCAAAGGCCGCCTGCAGCCCGGACGGATGTTCGTGGTGGATATGGAGCAGGGCCGCATTGTTCCCGACGAAGAAATCAAAAACCAGATCTGCACCGCGCAGCCTTACCAGCAATGGCTGGACGATAACAAGCTGCACGTGGACGCATTGGATCACCCGATCCGCACCTACCGCGCTTACGACGACAATGCATTGCTGAAACGCCAGGTTGCATTCGGTTATACTTCGGAAGATCTGCGCATGATCCTCGGACCAATGGGTCAGACGGGCTTGGAAGCGATCGGTTCAATGGGTACTGACTCTCCGCTGGCAGTCCTTTCGGATCAGTCGCAGCATTTGTCTACGTATTTCAAACAGCTTTTCGCACAGGTGACCAACCCGCCGATCGACTCGATCCGCGAGCGTGCGATCATGTCTTTGATCTCTTTCGTAGGCAGCACCGAGAACATTCTTACGGAATCACCCAAGCATTGCCGCCAGATCGCATTGCCGCATCCGATCCTTTCGGTGCAGGAATTCGACAAGCTGCGTTTTGTAGATAAAGACGGCTTCCAGGCCAAAACCATCAATACCTACTTCCGTGCCGACCAGGGCGGAAAAGCACTGGAAAGAGCATTGGAACGCATTTGCCGTTACGCGGTAGACGCTATCGAAGACGGATTTGAAATCCTCATCCTCTCCGACCGCGCCATCGACTCCGACCACGCGCCGATCCCTTCATTGCTCGCCACAGCGACGATCCACCACCATTTGATCCGCGAGGGATTGAGAGGAAAAGTAGGTTTGTTGGTAGAAGCGGGAGACGTTTGGGAAACCCACCACGTAGCGACATTGATCGGCTACGGCGCTGCGGGTATCTGCCCTTACATGGCATTCGAAACGCTTGCGTACATGAACCGCAAGGGAATGATCGAAGGCGAGTTCACCGACGAAAAACTGCATTACAACTATATCAAGGCCGTTAACAAGGAGCTTTTGAAGATTTTCTCAAAAATGGGAATCTCTACCCTGCAATCGTACCAGGGTGCGCAGATCTTCGAATGCGTGGGCTTGAACAAGGATGTAATCGATAAATATTTCACAGGAACCATCTCGCGCATCAGCGGTATGGGCATTCCTGAAATTGCACGCGAAATCCTGACCCGCCATAAAGTGGCTTACCACGAAAGCGCGGAGCAGAAACCACGACTCGAAGTAGGTGGTGTTTACCAATGGAAACAACGTGGTGAAGCACACATCTTCAACCCGCAGTCGGTGCATTTGCTGCAACAATCCACCCGCAATGCGAGCTACGAGCAGTTCAAGAAATACTCCAAGCTGATCGACGACCAGAGCCACAAGGCGCTGACATTGCGCGGACTATTGAGATTCAAAAAAGGCAACCCGATCCCTTTGAGCGAGGTGGAGCCGGTTGAAAATATCTTCAAACGCTTTGCGACCGGCGCAATGTCCTTCGGATCGATCTCCTGGGAAGCGCACACGACCCTGGCGATTGCGATGAACCGCATTGGCGGTAAGTCCAACTCCGGTGAAGGCGGCGAAGACGAACTGCGTTACAACAAGCTGCCGAACGGCGACAGCATGAACTCGCAGATCAAACAAGTTGCTTCGGGACGTTTTGGTGTAACCAGCCACTACCTGAGCAATGCGGGCGAGCTGCAAATTAAAACCGCGCAAGGTGCTAAACCGGGTGAAGGCGGTCAGCTTCCGGGCTTCAAGGTGGACGACTGGATCGGCCGTACCCGTCACTCGACGCCGGGCGTGGGCTTGATCTCCCCTCCTCCTCACCACGACATTTATTCGATCGAGGATTTGGCGCAGCTGATTTTCGACCTTAAAAATGCCAACCGCGCGGCACGCATCAGCGTGAAGCTGGTATCCGAAGCCGGCGTAGGAACCGTGGCATCCGGTGTAGCGAAAGCGCACGCCGACCACATCCTGATCTCGGGTTACGACGGTGGTACCGGTGCTTCTCCATTGAGCTCGATCCGCCACGCGGGTCTTCCGTGGGAACTTGGCCTCGCCGAAACGCACCAGACTTTGGTAAGAAACAAACTGCGCGGACGGGTAACCGTTCAGGCCGACGGACAGCTCCGTACCGGCCGCGACCTCGCGATCGCCGCATTGCTCGGTGCCGAAGAATGGGGTGTAGCCACGGCCGCATTGGTAGCCGCCGGCTGTATCATGATGCGTAAATGCCACCTGAACACCTGTCCGGTGGGTGTGGCTACGCAGCGCAAAGAGCTCCGCGCCTTGTTCTCGGGTAAGCCTGAGCACGTGGTGAACATGTTTACCTACATGGCGGAAGAACTGCGCGAGATCATGGCCCAGCTTGGTTTCAGAACAGTGAATGAAATGGTTGGTCAGGCCCAGTACCTCGAACTGCGCAATGATATCAAACATTGGAAATATAAAAACCTGAACTTCGACGCGATCCTGTACAAAGAAGGCGACCTTTCGGTGGCGCAATTCAAGCAGGAAGAGCAGGATCACGGTATCGACGCCATTCTCGACCTCGACCTGATCCGTTCGGCACAGCCCGCATTGGAGAAGCAGGATGAAGTTTACGCAGAATTCCCGATCAACAACCTGAACCGGTCGGTGGGAACCATGCTTTCGAACGAAATCTCGAAGAAATACGGCGGCACCGGCTTGCCGAATGGCAATGTCCACTTCAAATTCCGCGGTACTGCGGGCCAGAGCTTCGGTGCATTCAACACGTTGGGTGTGCGCCTCGAACTGGAAGGTGACGCGAACGATTACTTCGGCAAAGGCCTCTGCGGCGCCGAACTGATCGTGTACCCCGACCGCGACGCGAAGTTCAAGCCGGAAGAAAACATTATCATCGGTAACGTGGCATTCTACGGTGCTACTTCGGGTGACGCCTACATCCGCGGAACGGCGGGCGAGCGCTTCTGCGTACGTAACTCGGGTGCGAAAGTGGTTGTGGAAGGAGTCGGCGACCACGGTCTGGAATACATGACGGGCGGTCTGGCGATCATCCTGGGCGAAACAGGCCGCAACTTCGCAGCGGGTATGTCCGGCGGTGTGGCTTACGTCCTCGACAAAGCAGGCAATTTCGAAGAGAAAGTGAATAAAGAAATGGTGACGCTGGAACCATTGAACGAGGAAGACCAGGGCATTCTTCGCGAGTACCTGGACAAACACTTCCAGTACACGACCAGCAACATCGCTTTCCAACTGATCCAGAACTGGGGAGAATCTGTGAAGCAATTTGTGAAAGTAATGCCGTCCGACTTCCGCAAAGCGCTGGAAGGACGCGGTATCACGCTCGCACAGCAGATTGCAGACAAGAACGTGGTGTACAAAGACATCGTCGTAGACGTAGTACACCAGTAA